One window of the Corallococcus exiguus genome contains the following:
- a CDS encoding DnaJ C-terminal domain-containing protein yields MADDYYQILGVPRTASADDLKKAFRKLARQHHPDVNPGDKGAEEKFKRINTAFEVLGDTKKRALYDEFGEDAEKIGFDEKKAAAYRQYRAAQAAGGSGGGGIPFSTEGVDLGDLFNDIFGRSGGGGGGSSGFDINDLFSRGRGGSRSTAAERGDDLTTRVQVSLAEAVTGTERALTLQRPGRCSKCHGEGNTGKLVTCPTCNGTGRARRGGAMFGGSGVCPTCRGSGKAPEPCSQCGGSGIKEETTRLTVKIPAGVVTGSKVRLAGQGAAGVQGGPPGDLYIETEVAEHPLVRREGDDLYLDLPVTVSEALLGGEVRVPTFQGEVTLKVPPGSQSGRKMRLKGRGVPSLRGGTPGDMYLLLQVKVPEEATDEVRAAAETLARAYRGDVRRELTL; encoded by the coding sequence ATGGCTGACGACTACTACCAGATTCTGGGCGTGCCACGGACGGCCTCGGCGGACGACCTCAAGAAGGCCTTCCGGAAGCTGGCGCGCCAGCACCACCCCGACGTCAACCCTGGCGACAAGGGGGCGGAGGAGAAGTTCAAGCGCATCAACACCGCCTTCGAGGTGCTGGGCGATACGAAGAAGCGCGCGCTCTACGACGAGTTCGGCGAGGACGCGGAGAAGATCGGCTTCGACGAGAAGAAGGCCGCGGCCTACCGCCAGTACCGCGCCGCCCAGGCTGCCGGGGGCAGCGGGGGCGGCGGTATCCCCTTCAGCACCGAGGGCGTGGACCTGGGGGACCTCTTCAACGACATCTTCGGGCGCTCGGGTGGAGGCGGCGGGGGCTCTAGCGGCTTCGACATCAACGACCTCTTCAGTCGGGGCCGGGGCGGCAGCCGGTCCACCGCGGCCGAGCGCGGCGATGATCTGACGACCCGCGTGCAGGTTTCGCTCGCGGAGGCCGTCACCGGCACCGAGCGCGCGTTGACGCTCCAGCGGCCGGGGCGCTGCTCCAAGTGCCACGGCGAGGGCAACACCGGGAAGCTCGTGACGTGCCCCACCTGCAACGGCACGGGCCGGGCCCGGCGGGGCGGCGCCATGTTCGGCGGATCCGGCGTGTGCCCCACCTGCCGCGGCAGCGGGAAGGCCCCGGAGCCCTGCTCCCAGTGCGGTGGGAGCGGCATCAAGGAGGAGACGACCCGGCTGACGGTGAAGATTCCGGCGGGCGTCGTCACCGGCTCCAAGGTGCGGCTGGCCGGCCAGGGCGCGGCGGGCGTCCAGGGGGGCCCTCCAGGGGACCTCTACATCGAGACGGAGGTGGCCGAGCATCCGCTGGTGCGCCGCGAGGGCGACGACCTCTACCTGGACCTGCCGGTGACGGTCTCCGAGGCGCTGCTGGGCGGCGAGGTGCGCGTGCCTACGTTCCAGGGTGAGGTGACGCTGAAGGTGCCTCCAGGTTCACAGTCCGGCCGCAAGATGCGGCTCAAGGGGCGCGGCGTGCCGTCGCTCCGGGGCGGTACTCCGGGCGACATGTACCTGCTGCTCCAGGTGAAGGTCCCCGAGGAGGCCACGGACGAGGTCCGGGCCGCCGCGGAGACGCTGGCGCGGGCCTACCGGGGCGACGTGCGCCGGGAGCTGACGTTGTAG
- the rimI gene encoding ribosomal protein S18-alanine N-acetyltransferase, with protein sequence MRRLRDDGTPDKGKGFLIRQMTVDDMPAVMALEKASFKNPWSTELLGRELQHDWSTILLVEEPVPEGGVVLLGLAIFWIVHDEVHVLNVATAPVHRRRGVARVVMEEVLRRGVARRCSLATLEVRRGNESALNLYRSLGFRPVGIRPNYYADEGEDAIVMVLDF encoded by the coding sequence ATGAGACGGCTGCGGGACGACGGGACGCCCGACAAGGGAAAGGGCTTCCTGATCCGGCAGATGACCGTGGATGACATGCCGGCGGTGATGGCGCTGGAGAAGGCGTCCTTCAAGAACCCCTGGTCCACGGAGCTGCTCGGGCGCGAGCTCCAGCACGACTGGTCCACCATCCTCCTCGTGGAGGAGCCGGTGCCCGAAGGCGGAGTCGTCCTGCTGGGCCTGGCCATCTTCTGGATCGTCCACGACGAGGTCCATGTCCTCAACGTCGCCACCGCTCCCGTTCACCGCCGCCGGGGCGTCGCGCGCGTCGTGATGGAGGAGGTGCTTCGCCGGGGCGTGGCGCGGCGCTGCTCGCTGGCCACCCTGGAGGTGCGTCGGGGCAACGAGTCCGCCCTCAACCTCTACCGCTCGCTGGGCTTCCGGCCGGTCGGCATCCGCCCGAACTACTACGCGGACGAGGGCGAGGACGCGATCGTGATGGTCCTCGACTTCTAG
- the rpsL gene encoding 30S ribosomal protein S12 codes for MPTISQLVRKGREKLNIKGKSPALKECPQKRGVCTRVYTTTPKKPNSALRKVARVRLTNGIEVTSYIPGVGHNLQEHSVVMIRGGRVKDLPGVRYHIIRGTLDSVGVAGRKQSRSKYGAKRPS; via the coding sequence GTGCCGACCATCAGCCAGCTCGTCCGCAAGGGCCGCGAGAAGCTCAACATCAAGGGCAAGAGCCCTGCCCTGAAGGAGTGCCCCCAGAAGCGCGGTGTTTGCACGCGCGTCTACACCACGACCCCGAAGAAGCCGAACTCGGCCCTCCGCAAGGTGGCCCGCGTGCGTCTCACCAACGGCATCGAGGTGACTTCCTACATCCCCGGCGTGGGTCACAACCTCCAGGAGCACTCGGTGGTCATGATCCGCGGTGGCCGTGTGAAGGACCTCCCGGGCGTTCGCTACCACATCATCCGCGGCACGCTGGACTCCGTGGGCGTTGCCGGTCGCAAGCAGAGCCGCTCCAAGTACGGCGCCAAGCGCCCGAGCTAG
- the rpsG gene encoding 30S ribosomal protein S7, giving the protein MPRRRVVAKRKILPDPKFQDRLVTKFVNDLMRKGKKSIAEGVCYGAFALMEERAKEDPLKTFKKALDNVKPVLEVKSRRVGGATYQVPVEVRQDRRVALGMRWIISYAKARGEKTMQEKLAGEIMDAANNRGNAVKKREDTHKMAEANKAFAHYRW; this is encoded by the coding sequence ATGCCTCGTCGTCGCGTAGTCGCCAAGCGGAAGATTCTCCCGGATCCGAAGTTCCAGGACCGGCTCGTCACCAAGTTCGTCAACGACCTGATGCGCAAGGGGAAGAAGTCCATCGCGGAGGGCGTGTGCTACGGCGCCTTCGCCCTCATGGAGGAGCGCGCGAAGGAAGACCCCCTCAAGACGTTCAAGAAGGCCCTGGACAACGTCAAGCCCGTCCTCGAGGTGAAGAGCCGCCGCGTCGGTGGCGCCACCTACCAGGTCCCCGTGGAGGTCCGTCAGGACCGCCGCGTCGCGCTGGGCATGCGCTGGATCATCTCCTACGCCAAGGCGCGTGGTGAGAAGACCATGCAGGAGAAGCTGGCCGGCGAGATCATGGACGCCGCCAACAACCGCGGTAACGCGGTGAAGAAGCGTGAAGACACGCACAAGATGGCGGAAGCCAACAAGGCCTTCGCTCACTACCGCTGGTAG